Within Pseudomonas sp. LBUM920, the genomic segment GCAACCCAGGCCGAGCTGATCCAGGCGCTGGGCGTGGCTGAACAAGACAAACACACAACCATTTTGATCAAGGGATCGCGCAGCGCGGTGATGGAAAACGTCGTCGCGGCCTTGTGTGGCTCAAGTACGGAGAAACATTAATGCTGCTGCTGCTGGCTGAGTATCTGCAACAGTTCCACAAAGGCTTCGCGGTCTTTCAGTACCTGACCCTGCGCGGGATTCTGGGTGTGCTGACCGCGCTGTCTCTGTCGCTGTTCCTGGGGCCGTGGATGATCCGCACCCTGCAGAACCTGCAAATTGGTCAATCGGTTCGCAATGACGGCCCGCAGTCGCACCTGTCCAAATCCGGCACCCCGACCATGGGCGGCGCGCTGATCCTCTCGTCCATCGGCATCAGCACCTTGCTCTGGGCCGACCTGCATAACCGCTACGTGTGGGTGGTGCTGTTGGTGACCTTGTTGTTCGGCGCCATCGGCTGGGTCGATGACTACCGCAAAGTGATCGAGAAAAACTCCAAGGGGCTGCCAAGCCGCTGGAAGTATTTCTGGCAGTCGGTATTCGGCCTTGCCGCCGCGATCTTCCTTTACACCACCGCGCCAAGCGCAGTTGAAACCACCCTGATCATTCCGATGCTCAAGGACGCCAGCATTCCACTGGGCATCGGCTTCGTGGTGCTGACCTACTTCGTGATCGTCGGCTCCAGCAACGCGGTCAACCTGACCGACGGCCTCGACGGCCTGGCGATCATGCCGACGGTGATGGTCGGCGGTGCGCTCGGCATCTTCTGCTACCTGTCGGGTAACGTGAAATTCGCTGAATACCTGCTGATCCCGTACGTACCGGGCGCGGGCGAACTGATTGTGTTCTGCGGCGCGCTGATCGGCGCCGGCCTGGGTTTCTTGTGGTTCAACACCTACCCGGCACAAGTCTTCATGGGCGACGTCGGCGCGCTGGCGCTGGGCGCAGCCTTGGGCACCATCGCGGTGATTGTTCGCCAGGAAATCGTGTTGTTCATCATGGGCGGTGTGTTCGTGATGGAAACCCTGTCGGTGGTCATCCAGGTGGCTTCCTTCAAATTGACCGGGCGCCGCGTGTTCCGCATGGCGCCGATTCACCACCACTTTGAACTCAAGGGCTGGCCCGAGCCACGCGTGATTGTCCGTTTCTGGATCATCACCGTGATTCTGGTACTGGTCGGCCTTGCCACCCTGAAACTGAGGTAGAAACGAGTGTCCCTGATCGCTTCAGACCACTTCCGCATCGTTGTCGGCCTCGGCAAAAGCGGCATGTCCCTGGTTCGCTTCCTGGCGAACCGGGGCACGTCGTTTGCCGTCGCCGATACGCGGGAAAATCCACCGGAGCTGGTCACGCTGCGCCGTGACTACCCGCACGTGGAAGTGCGTTGTGGCGAGTTGGATGTCGAGTTTCTGTGCCGCGCCGATGAGCTCTACGTGAGCCCCGGCCTGGCCCTGGCGACACCGGCTTTGCAAGCCGCTGCCGCACGTGGCGTGAAGCTCTCCGGCGATATCGACCTGTTCGCGCGCAACGCGAAAGCGCCGATTGTGGCCATCAGTGGTTCCAACGCGAAAAGCACCGTGACCACCCTGGTCGGCGAGATGGCGGTTGCGGCCGGCAAGCGCGTGGCCGTGGGCGGTAACCTCGGCACGCCGGCGTTGGACCTGCTCAGCGACGACGTCGAGCTGTACGTGATGGAACTGTCGAGCTTCCAGCTCGAAACCACTCACGACCTGGGCGCCGAAGTCGCCACCGTGTTGAATGTGAGTGAAGACCACATGGACCGCTACAGCGGCCTGCCGGCCTATCACCTGGCCAAGCACCGGATCTTCCGCGGTGCCCGGCAAGTGGTGGTCAACCGCCAGGACGCCCTGAGCCGTCCGCTGATGGGCGAGGGCCTGCCGTGCTGGACCTTCGGCCTCGGCAAACCGGACTTCAAAGCGTTCGGCATCCGCGAAGAGAACGGCGAGAAATACCTGGCCTTCGAATTCCAGAACCTGATGCCGGTGCGCGAGCTGAAAATTCGTGGCGCGCATAACCAGTCCAATGCCCTGGCGGCGCTGGCACTCGGTCACGCTGTTGGCCTGCCGTTCGACGCCATGCTCGCAAGCCTGCGCACATTTGCCGGGCTTGAGCACCGTTGCCAGTGGGTGCGCGACCTCAACGGCGTCAGCTATTACAACGATTCCAAGGCCACCAACGTCGGTGCTGCCCTGGCTGCCATCGAAGGCCTTGGCGCCGATATCGAAGGCAAGCTGGTGCTGATCGCCGGTGGCGATGGCAAAGGCGCCGACTTCAAGGACCTTAAAGGCCCGGTGGCTGCCCATTGTCGCGCCGTGGTGCTGATGGGCCGTGATGCTGAGTTGATCGCCGCTGCCCTCGGTGACGCCGTGCCGCAAGTACGCGCGACGTCCCTGGACGACGCCATCGCTCAGTGCAAAGCCCTGGCCCAGCCGGGTGATGCCGTGCTGCTGTCGCCAGCGTGCGCCAGTTTCGACATGTTCAAGAACTACGAAGAGCGCGGCCAGCTGTTCGCTCGCGCCGTGGAGGCCTTGGCATGAATTTCAGAAATATCATCAAACCGTACCCGTCCCCGATCATTACCGGCCGTGGCGTCGACCTTGATTTCCCGATGCTCGCCGGTTGCCTGGCGCTGCTGGGCCTGGGCCTGGTGATGATCACCTCGGCGTCCTCCGAAGTGGCCGCCGTGCAGTCGGGCAACACCCTGTACATGATGATCCGCCACTTGGTGTACCTGGTGATCGGCCTTGGCGCGTGCATCGTCACCATGATGATCCCGATCGCCACCTGGCAGCGCCTGGGCTGGATGATGCTGATCGGTGCGTTCGGCCTGTTGATCATGGTGATCCTGCCCGGCATCGGCCGCGAGGTGAACGGCTCGATGCGCTGGATCGGCTTCGGTGCGTTCAACGTGCAGCCGTCGGAAATCGCCAAGGTGTTCGTGGTGATCTACCTGGCCGGTTACCTGGTACGCCGTCAGAAGGAAGTGCGCGAAAGCTGGATGGGCTTCTTCAAGCCATTCATCGTGCTGCTGCCAATGGCCGGTCTGTTGCTGATGGAGCCCGACTTCGGTGCCACCGTCGTGATGATGGGCGCGGCCGCCGCGATGCTGTTCCTCGGTGGCGTCGGCCTGTTCCGTTTCACCTTGATGGTGGTGCTGGCCGTGGCCGCCGTGACGGTGCTGGTGCAGGCGCAGCCCTATCGGATGGCCCGTCTGATTACCTTTACCGACCCGTGGTCCGATCAGTTCGGTTCCGGCTACCAGCTGACCCAGGCGCTGATCGCCTTTGGTCGCGGCGAGTGGCTGGGTGTGGGCCTGGGCAACAGCGTGCAGAAGCAGTTCTACCTGCCCGAAGCGCACACCGACTTCGTGTTCTCGGTACTCGCCGAAGAGCTCGGCGTGGTCGGTTCGCTGTGCACCGTCGCGCTGTTCGTGTTCGTGTGTGTACGCGGCATGTACATCGGCTTGTGGGCCGAGAAGGCCAAACAGTATTTCGCCGCCTATGTGGCGTACGGCTTGTCGTTCCTGTGGATCGGCCAGTTCCTGATCAACATCGGCGTGAACGTCGGCTTGTTACCGACCAAGGGCCTGACCTTGCCGTTCCTCAGTTACGGCGGCAGTTCGTTGGTGATTTGCTGCGCGTGCCTGGGGTTATTGCTGCGCATCGAGTGGGAGAGTCGAACCCACCTGGGCAGCGAAGAGATGGAATTCAGCGAAAGCGATTTTGCCGAGGAGCCGAACCATGGGCGCTAACGTGCTGATCATGGCGGGCGGCACCGGGGGCCACGTGTTCCCGGCCCTGGCGTGCGCGCGTGAATTCCAGAACCGCGGCTACACCGTGCATTGGCTCGGCACGCCGCGCGGCATCGAAAATGAATTGGTGCCCAATGCCGGCTTGCCGCTGCATTTGATCAACGTCACAGGCTTGCGTGGCAAGGGCAAGTTGTCCCTGCTCAAGGCGCCGTTCGTGTTGCTCAAGGCGGTGTGGCAGGCGCGCAAAGTCATGCGTGCAGTAAAGCCGGTATGCGTGCTGGGGTTTGGCGGTTATGTGACTGGCCCTGGCGGTGTTGCCGCCAAGCTGGCTGGCGTGCCGGTGATCGTGCACGAGCAGAACGCCGTCGCCGGTACCGCGAACCGCCTGCTGGTGCCGTTGGCCTCGCGTGTGTGTGAAGCGTTCCCGAACACCTTTGCGACCTCGGACAAGTTGCGCACCACCGGCAACCCGGTGCGCACCGAACTGTTCATGGCCATTGCCCGTGAGGCGCTGGCCGGGCGCAAGGCGCATCTGCTGATCCTCGGCGGAAGCCTGGGTGCCGAGCCGCTGAACAAATTGCTGCCCGAAGCGCTGGCCCAACTCCCCGTGGAGTTGCGCCCTGAGATCTTCCATCAGGCCGGCAAGAATCACGATGAAATCACCGCTGCCCGCTATCGCGAGGCCGGTGTCGAGGCGAATGTGCAGCCCTTCATCAAAGACATGGCCCACGCCTATGGCTGGGCCGACCTGGTGGTCTGTCGCGCTGGTGCGCTGACCGTCAGTGAACTGGCCGCCGCCGGTCTGCCGTCCTTGCTGGTGCCTTTGCCCCACGCGATTGACGATCACCAGACCCGCAACGCCGAATATTTGGCCGGGGAGGGCGCTGCCTTCCTGCTGCCGCAAAGAACGACTGGCGCCGCCGATTTGGCCGCACGCCTGACCGAGGTTTTGATGCAACCGGAACGACTCAACAGCATGGCGAGCACCGCAAGCCGCCTGGCCAAACCTGACGCAACCCGCACCGTGGTCGACATCTGCCTGGAGGTGGCCCATGGTTGAGAATCAGAAAGCCATGCCACAACCCGAGATGCGCCGCATCCGTCGCATCCACTTTGTCGGCATCGGCGGCGTGGGCATGTGCGGGATTGCCGAAGTGCTGCTGAACCTGGGCTACCAGGTGTCTGGCTCTGACTTGAAAGAGTCGCCGGTCACGGATCGCCTGAAGTCGTTCGGTGCGCAGATCTTTATCGGCCACCGCGCTGAAAACGCCGCCGAGGCTGATGTGCTGGTGGTTTCCAGTGCCGTGAACACCTCCAACCCGGAAGTGGCCACCGCCCTTGAGCGCCGTATTCCGGTAGTGCCGCGCGCCGAAATGCTCGCCGAGCTGATGCGCTATCGCCACGGTATTGCCGTTGCCGGTACGCACGGCAAAACCACCACCACCAGCCTGATCGCTTCGGTGTTCGCGGCCGGTGGCCTGGACCCGACGTTCGTGATCGGTGGCCGTCTGAATGCAGCTGGCACCAATGCCCAGCTCGGCACCAGCCGCTACCTGATCGCCGAAGCCGATGAAAGTGACGCGAGCTTCCTGCACCTGCAGCCGCTGGTCGCGGTGGTTACCAACATCGACGAAGACCACATGGCAACCTACGACGGTGACTTCAACAAGTTGAAGAAAACCTTCGTCGAGTTCCTGCACAACCTGCCGTTCTACGGTCTGGCTGTTGTATGCCTGGACGATCCGGTGGTGCGTGAAATCCTGCCGCAGGTCAAGCGTCCGACCGTGACCTACGGCTTCAGCGAAGACGCTGACGTGCGCGCAATCAACGTGCGCCAGGAAGGCATGCAAACCTTCTTCACCGTGCTGCGCCCTGACCGCGAGCCGCTGGATGTGTCGGTGAACATGCCGGGCAACCACAACGTGCTCAACTCCCTGGCGACCATCTGCATCGCCTCCGACGAGGGCGTCAGCGATGAAGCCATCGTTGAAGGCCTGTCGCGTTTTGCCGGTGTTGGCCGTCGCTTCCAGGTCTACGGCCAACTGCCGGTAGACGGCGGCGACGTGATGCTGGTCGACGACTACGGTCACCACCCGACCGAAGTGGCCGCCGTGATCAAAGCCGTGCGCGGTGGCTGGCCGGAGCGCCGCCTGGTGATGGTTTACCAGCCGCACCGCTACAGCCGTACCCGCGATCTGTACGACGATTTTGTCAATGTATTGGCCGATGCCAACGTGCTGCTGCTGATGGAAGTCTACCCGGCCGGTGAAGAGCCGATCCCGGGCGCCGACAGCCGCAAGCTGTGCAACAGCATCCGCCAGCGTGGCCAGTTGGACCCGATCTACATCGAGCGCGGTGTGGACCTGGCGCCGATCGTCAAGCCACTGCTGCGCGCCGGCGACATCCTGCTGTGCCAGGGTGCCGGCGACATCGGTGGCCTTGCGCCTAAATTGCTTGCGAGCCCATTGTTCGCCGTGGCGCAGGGGAAGTCGAAATGACCACGAACTACGACGCCCTGTTTTCCACGATCACGCCTGCCGACTTCGGCCGCGTAGCCGTGCTGTTCGGCGGCAAGAGCGCTGAACGTGAGGTCTCGCTCAAGTCCGGCAATGCCGTGCTTGAGGCACTGCAAAGCGCCGGCGTGAATGCGTTCGGTATCGACGTGGGCGATGACTTCCTTGCCCGCCTGCAGGCCGAAAAGATCGACCGGGCCTTTATCATCCTGCACGGCCGTGGCGGTGAAGACGGCAGCATGCAAGGCTTGCTTGAGTGCGCCGGCATCCCTTACACCGGCAGCGGCATTCTTGCCTCGGCACTGGCGATGGACAAGTTGCGCACCAAGCAGGTGTGGCACAGCCTGGGTATTCCAACCCCACGCCACAGCGTGCTGTGCAGCGAAGACGATTGTATTTCTGCAGCTAAGGAACTGGGCCTGCCTTTGATCGTCAAACCAGCCCATGAAGGCTCCAGTATCGGCATGGCCAAAGTGAACTCGGCCGCCGAATTGATCGACGCATGGAAAGCGGCAAGTACCTACGATTCGCAAGTGTTGGTGGAACAGTGGATTTCCGGTCCCGAGTACACCATCGCCACCCTGCGTGGCCAGGTATTGCCGCCTATCGCATTGGGCACGCCCCACACCTTTTACGATTACGACGCCAAGTACCTGGCTTCCGATACTCAGTACCGGATCCCGTGCGGCCTTGACGCAACCAAGGAACAAGAATTGATGGACCTCACGGCGAAAGCCTGTGAGGCGCTGGGTATCGCCGGTTGGGCGCGGGCAGACGTGATGCAGGATGACCAAGGGAATTTCTGGTTCCTTGAAGTCAACACTGCGCCGGGTATGACCGATCACAGCCTGGTACCTATGGCAGCCCGTGCAGCCGGTCTGGATTTCCAGCAGTTGGTGCTGGCGATCCTCGCTGACAGCATTGAGCCAAGAGGCTAAACACATGAACGGCGCATCGCTTCGTCATCAGCCCCCACCAGCACCCGGCCGCAAGCCGGTGCCACGGGGTGCCAGCCGGATGGTGGCTAAAGAGCCGATGTCGGCGCGCCTGCCGAAAGCCAACTTTGGTTTCCTCAAGGTGCTGTTCTGGCCGGTGCTGCTGGTGGCGTTGGGCTTTGGCACTTACGAAGGTGCGCAGCGCCTGTTGCCGTATGCCGATCGGCCGATCACCAAGATCAGTGTGCAGGGCGACTTGAGCTACATCAGCCAGCAAGCGGTACAGCAGCGCATCGGCCCGTACCTGGCGGCGAGCTTCTTTACCATCGACCTGGCCGGTATGCGCTCGGAGCTGGAGCAGATGCCATGGATCGCCCATGCCGAAGTCCGCCGCGTGTGGCCGGACCAGGTGACGATCCGCCTGGAAGAACAACTGCCCGTGGCCCGTTGGGGCGATGAAGCGCTGTTGAACAACCAGGGCCAGGCGTTCACCCCGCGTGAGCTGGCCAACTATGAGCACCTGCCGCAGCTGTTCGGGCCGCAGCGGGCGCAGCAGCAAGTGATGCAGCAGTATCAGGCCTTGAGCCAGATGCTGCGGCCACTGGGCTTCTCCATCGCACGCCTGGAATTGCGTGAGCGGGGCAGCTGGTTTTTGACCACCGGGGCAGGCAGTTCCGGCCCGGGCATCGAGTTGTTGCTGGGACGCGACCGCTTGGTGGAAAAGATGCGCCGCTTTATTGCCATCTATGACAAGACCTTGAAAGAACAGATTACGAACATTGCGAGCGTCGACCTGCGTTACGCCAACGGCCTGGCCGTCGGCTGGCGTGAACCAGCTGCGCCGACGACAGCCAAACCCGCTGTCGCGAAGAATTAAGAAGAGGCAGGACCCATGGCAAACGTGCAAAGCGGCAAAATGATCGTCGGTCTCGATATCGGCACCTCCAAGGTGGTGGCGCTGGTCGGCGAGGTCGGGGAAGACGGTGTTATCGAAATCGTCGGTATCGGCACGCATCCGTCCCGGGGCCTGAAGAAGGGCGTGGTGGTGAACATTGAGTCCACCGTGCAATCGATCCAGCGCGCGATCGAAGAAGCGCAGCTGATGGCCGGCTGCCGGATTCACTCGGCGTTCGTCGGCGTGGCCGGCAACCATATCCGCAGCCTGAATTCCCACGGCATCGTGGCAATCCGCGACCGTGAAGTCAGCTCGGCGGACCTTGAGCGTGTACTCGACGCGGCCCAGGCCGTGGCGATCCCGGCTGACCAGCGCGTGCTGCACACCCTGCCGCAGGACTACGTGATCGACAACCAGGAAGGCGTTCGCGAGCCGCTGGGCATGTCGGGCGTACGTCTGGAAGCCAAGGTTCACGTAGTGACCTGCGCCGTCAATGCTGCACAGAACATTGAAAAATGCGTGCGCCGCTGCGGTCTGGAAATCGACGACATCATTCTCGAGCAGCTTGCTTCGGCTTATTCGGTACTGACCGACGACGAAAAAGAGCTGGGCGTGTGCCTGGTGGACATCGGCGGCGGCACCACCGACATCGCGATCTTCACCGAGGGTGCGATCCGTCACACCGCCGTGATCCCGATTGCCGGCGACCAGGTCACCAACGACATCGCCATGGCGCTGCGTACACCGACCCAGTACGCCGAAGAAATCAAGATTCGCTACGCCTGCGCCCTGGCCAAACTGGCCGGTGCCGGTGAAACCATCAAGGTGCCAAGTGTCGGCGACCGCCCACCGCGTGAGCTGTCGCGCCAGGCCCTGGCCGAAGTGGTTGAGCCGCGCTACGACGAGCTGTTCACCCTGATCCAGGCTGAGCTGCGCCGCAGCGGTTACGAAGATTTGATCCCGGCCGGCATTGTGCTGACCGGTGGCACCTCGAAGATGGAAGGCGCGGTCGAACTGGCCGAGGAAATCTTCCACATGCCTGTCCGTCTGGGCGTGCCCCATGGCGTCAAAGGCCTGGGCGACGTAGTGCGCAACCCGATTTATTCCACCGGTGTGGGCTTGCTGTTGTACGGACTGCAAAAGCAGACCGACGGCATTTCCCTGTCGGGCCCGAGCATTCGTGACAGCTACCGCGGTGGCGACGACGAAGCCAAAGCGCCGTTGTTCGAGCGCTTGCAGGCTTGGGTGAAAGGCAATTTCTAAAGATTTACCGCAACACCGTAATAAGCAGTAGGCGAAAAAACTAGAGAAAACGAAAGGAGAGGGAACATGTTCGAACTCGTAGACAACATCCCCGCAAGCCCGGTTATCAAAGTAATCGGTGTCGGCGGTGGCGGCGGCAACGCTGTCAACCACATGGTCAAGAGCAACATTGAAGGCGTTGAATTCATCTGCGCCAACACTGATGCCCAGGCGCTGAAAAGCATCGGCGCGCGGACCATCCTGCAATTGGGCACAGCCGTGACCAAGGGCCTCGGCGCTGGCGCCAACCCGGAAGTCGGCCGTCAAGCCGCGCTGGAAGACCGCGAGCGTATTGCTGAAGT encodes:
- the ftsW gene encoding putative lipid II flippase FtsW; translated protein: MNFRNIIKPYPSPIITGRGVDLDFPMLAGCLALLGLGLVMITSASSEVAAVQSGNTLYMMIRHLVYLVIGLGACIVTMMIPIATWQRLGWMMLIGAFGLLIMVILPGIGREVNGSMRWIGFGAFNVQPSEIAKVFVVIYLAGYLVRRQKEVRESWMGFFKPFIVLLPMAGLLLMEPDFGATVVMMGAAAAMLFLGGVGLFRFTLMVVLAVAAVTVLVQAQPYRMARLITFTDPWSDQFGSGYQLTQALIAFGRGEWLGVGLGNSVQKQFYLPEAHTDFVFSVLAEELGVVGSLCTVALFVFVCVRGMYIGLWAEKAKQYFAAYVAYGLSFLWIGQFLINIGVNVGLLPTKGLTLPFLSYGGSSLVICCACLGLLLRIEWESRTHLGSEEMEFSESDFAEEPNHGR
- a CDS encoding D-alanine--D-alanine ligase, giving the protein MTTNYDALFSTITPADFGRVAVLFGGKSAEREVSLKSGNAVLEALQSAGVNAFGIDVGDDFLARLQAEKIDRAFIILHGRGGEDGSMQGLLECAGIPYTGSGILASALAMDKLRTKQVWHSLGIPTPRHSVLCSEDDCISAAKELGLPLIVKPAHEGSSIGMAKVNSAAELIDAWKAASTYDSQVLVEQWISGPEYTIATLRGQVLPPIALGTPHTFYDYDAKYLASDTQYRIPCGLDATKEQELMDLTAKACEALGIAGWARADVMQDDQGNFWFLEVNTAPGMTDHSLVPMAARAAGLDFQQLVLAILADSIEPRG
- a CDS encoding cell division protein FtsQ/DivIB; translation: MNGASLRHQPPPAPGRKPVPRGASRMVAKEPMSARLPKANFGFLKVLFWPVLLVALGFGTYEGAQRLLPYADRPITKISVQGDLSYISQQAVQQRIGPYLAASFFTIDLAGMRSELEQMPWIAHAEVRRVWPDQVTIRLEEQLPVARWGDEALLNNQGQAFTPRELANYEHLPQLFGPQRAQQQVMQQYQALSQMLRPLGFSIARLELRERGSWFLTTGAGSSGPGIELLLGRDRLVEKMRRFIAIYDKTLKEQITNIASVDLRYANGLAVGWREPAAPTTAKPAVAKN
- the murD gene encoding UDP-N-acetylmuramoyl-L-alanine--D-glutamate ligase, translated to MSLIASDHFRIVVGLGKSGMSLVRFLANRGTSFAVADTRENPPELVTLRRDYPHVEVRCGELDVEFLCRADELYVSPGLALATPALQAAAARGVKLSGDIDLFARNAKAPIVAISGSNAKSTVTTLVGEMAVAAGKRVAVGGNLGTPALDLLSDDVELYVMELSSFQLETTHDLGAEVATVLNVSEDHMDRYSGLPAYHLAKHRIFRGARQVVVNRQDALSRPLMGEGLPCWTFGLGKPDFKAFGIREENGEKYLAFEFQNLMPVRELKIRGAHNQSNALAALALGHAVGLPFDAMLASLRTFAGLEHRCQWVRDLNGVSYYNDSKATNVGAALAAIEGLGADIEGKLVLIAGGDGKGADFKDLKGPVAAHCRAVVLMGRDAELIAAALGDAVPQVRATSLDDAIAQCKALAQPGDAVLLSPACASFDMFKNYEERGQLFARAVEALA
- the mraY gene encoding phospho-N-acetylmuramoyl-pentapeptide-transferase — protein: MLLLLAEYLQQFHKGFAVFQYLTLRGILGVLTALSLSLFLGPWMIRTLQNLQIGQSVRNDGPQSHLSKSGTPTMGGALILSSIGISTLLWADLHNRYVWVVLLVTLLFGAIGWVDDYRKVIEKNSKGLPSRWKYFWQSVFGLAAAIFLYTTAPSAVETTLIIPMLKDASIPLGIGFVVLTYFVIVGSSNAVNLTDGLDGLAIMPTVMVGGALGIFCYLSGNVKFAEYLLIPYVPGAGELIVFCGALIGAGLGFLWFNTYPAQVFMGDVGALALGAALGTIAVIVRQEIVLFIMGGVFVMETLSVVIQVASFKLTGRRVFRMAPIHHHFELKGWPEPRVIVRFWIITVILVLVGLATLKLR
- the ftsA gene encoding cell division protein FtsA; its protein translation is MANVQSGKMIVGLDIGTSKVVALVGEVGEDGVIEIVGIGTHPSRGLKKGVVVNIESTVQSIQRAIEEAQLMAGCRIHSAFVGVAGNHIRSLNSHGIVAIRDREVSSADLERVLDAAQAVAIPADQRVLHTLPQDYVIDNQEGVREPLGMSGVRLEAKVHVVTCAVNAAQNIEKCVRRCGLEIDDIILEQLASAYSVLTDDEKELGVCLVDIGGGTTDIAIFTEGAIRHTAVIPIAGDQVTNDIAMALRTPTQYAEEIKIRYACALAKLAGAGETIKVPSVGDRPPRELSRQALAEVVEPRYDELFTLIQAELRRSGYEDLIPAGIVLTGGTSKMEGAVELAEEIFHMPVRLGVPHGVKGLGDVVRNPIYSTGVGLLLYGLQKQTDGISLSGPSIRDSYRGGDDEAKAPLFERLQAWVKGNF
- the murG gene encoding undecaprenyldiphospho-muramoylpentapeptide beta-N-acetylglucosaminyltransferase produces the protein MGANVLIMAGGTGGHVFPALACAREFQNRGYTVHWLGTPRGIENELVPNAGLPLHLINVTGLRGKGKLSLLKAPFVLLKAVWQARKVMRAVKPVCVLGFGGYVTGPGGVAAKLAGVPVIVHEQNAVAGTANRLLVPLASRVCEAFPNTFATSDKLRTTGNPVRTELFMAIAREALAGRKAHLLILGGSLGAEPLNKLLPEALAQLPVELRPEIFHQAGKNHDEITAARYREAGVEANVQPFIKDMAHAYGWADLVVCRAGALTVSELAAAGLPSLLVPLPHAIDDHQTRNAEYLAGEGAAFLLPQRTTGAADLAARLTEVLMQPERLNSMASTASRLAKPDATRTVVDICLEVAHG
- the murC gene encoding UDP-N-acetylmuramate--L-alanine ligase, with translation MVENQKAMPQPEMRRIRRIHFVGIGGVGMCGIAEVLLNLGYQVSGSDLKESPVTDRLKSFGAQIFIGHRAENAAEADVLVVSSAVNTSNPEVATALERRIPVVPRAEMLAELMRYRHGIAVAGTHGKTTTTSLIASVFAAGGLDPTFVIGGRLNAAGTNAQLGTSRYLIAEADESDASFLHLQPLVAVVTNIDEDHMATYDGDFNKLKKTFVEFLHNLPFYGLAVVCLDDPVVREILPQVKRPTVTYGFSEDADVRAINVRQEGMQTFFTVLRPDREPLDVSVNMPGNHNVLNSLATICIASDEGVSDEAIVEGLSRFAGVGRRFQVYGQLPVDGGDVMLVDDYGHHPTEVAAVIKAVRGGWPERRLVMVYQPHRYSRTRDLYDDFVNVLADANVLLLMEVYPAGEEPIPGADSRKLCNSIRQRGQLDPIYIERGVDLAPIVKPLLRAGDILLCQGAGDIGGLAPKLLASPLFAVAQGKSK